One window of the Herbiconiux sp. L3-i23 genome contains the following:
- a CDS encoding FadR/GntR family transcriptional regulator, with protein sequence MSSPAVPPDIQSGYSMRGRQGHVIEAIGRAIVGGVYRPGDLLPREAELTAEYAVSRTSVREAMKVLAAKGLVDIRPKIGTRVRSQELWNTFDSDLLSWTHSEGRGTELMQDLVELRQIVEPNAARLAAGRASMSDLGALERIAQAMAASATDHVAYAEWDVAFHLAVYSASHNALLARFGMLVADFMKLAFDMQQAAASESLDFADDAARHLAVFEAINRGDAEGASAAMLAVVLDGKSALIAALADPARGVTAE encoded by the coding sequence GTGAGCAGTCCTGCCGTTCCGCCGGACATCCAGTCCGGGTACTCGATGCGGGGCCGCCAGGGCCACGTCATCGAGGCGATCGGCCGGGCCATCGTCGGCGGCGTCTACCGCCCAGGCGATCTGCTGCCGCGCGAGGCGGAGTTGACCGCGGAGTACGCCGTCAGCCGCACCTCGGTGCGCGAGGCGATGAAGGTGCTGGCGGCGAAGGGCCTCGTCGACATCCGCCCGAAGATCGGCACCCGGGTCCGGTCGCAGGAGCTGTGGAACACCTTCGACTCCGACCTGCTCTCGTGGACCCACAGCGAGGGGCGCGGCACCGAGCTGATGCAGGATCTGGTGGAGCTGAGACAGATCGTCGAACCGAACGCGGCACGCCTCGCCGCCGGCCGCGCCTCGATGAGCGACCTCGGCGCACTCGAACGGATCGCGCAGGCGATGGCGGCGAGCGCCACCGACCATGTGGCGTACGCCGAGTGGGACGTCGCCTTCCATCTCGCCGTCTACTCCGCATCGCACAACGCGCTCCTCGCCCGTTTCGGGATGCTCGTCGCCGACTTCATGAAGCTCGCCTTCGACATGCAGCAGGCGGCCGCGAGCGAGTCGCTCGACTTCGCCGATGACGCGGCCCGTCACCTCGCGGTGTTCGAGGCCATCAACAGAGGGGACGCCGAGGGCGCATCGGCGGCGATGCTGGCGGTGGTCCTCGACGGTAAGAGCGCGCTGATCGCGGCCCTCGCAGACCCGGCCCGCGGGGTGACCGCCGAGTGA
- a CDS encoding alpha-galactosidase: MTLPTIDDGELRFGALPVVTVAPAPPIAAGVNVDRRAVALGTGGGVWEFCLTLTNTSSGPVEVGSGDAFSGVLADARWSSLHFRSRWGAEFEPVDGPLPSPLSLVGTAGRSSHGLHPFLALDRDGAALIVTVAWSGNWHIDVDGSRRIGAGLSAEHFSVTLAPGESVELPSVVVAVGADIDDAGRRLAAAVGEALLPRTEWSDSLPTEWNHWWPYEDTDIDEAIVVAEAEAAASVGLEVATLDAGWFGRPEASSDWQAERGDWAEVNTARFPSGLPALADRVREKGPEFGIWLEAEAVGASSRLRRERPELLALRSSPVPSFPNITVSLDPDDPTFLGYLCLGSPAAREFVSDALDSAVGSTGARWLKLDFNIDPGAGCDRTDHGHGAGDGLFRHYQGLYDTLDRFRERHPEVVLEACSSGGLRLDLGLARHVHCSFLSDPDWSEHHLQVLWGASLMLPPAAMLHWSWSEWRGDNPDQAVDFGPLSSERFDTMLRAAMLHRFGISMKLTQLPPHLLARVAEHVSLYRERLAPLIRTGVLRRLSAAPQRGGSGERVPVFQLDAGDRHLVAAFALDSNDEAPTLCWTGLGDDDSFIVEDLTGAIAPTTVTGAELAGGITVDRGASSWLLLASRVTPPA, from the coding sequence ATGACTCTTCCGACGATCGACGACGGGGAGCTGCGCTTCGGTGCGCTCCCCGTCGTCACCGTGGCCCCCGCACCTCCCATCGCCGCGGGTGTGAACGTCGACCGGCGAGCGGTCGCGCTCGGCACCGGCGGCGGCGTGTGGGAGTTCTGCCTCACCCTCACGAACACCTCATCGGGACCGGTCGAGGTGGGGTCCGGTGACGCGTTCTCGGGAGTGCTCGCCGACGCGCGGTGGTCGAGCCTGCACTTCCGTTCGAGGTGGGGAGCCGAGTTCGAGCCCGTGGACGGACCGCTCCCCTCGCCCCTCTCGCTGGTCGGCACCGCGGGTCGCTCGTCGCACGGCCTGCACCCCTTCCTCGCGCTCGACCGCGACGGAGCGGCCCTGATCGTGACTGTCGCCTGGAGCGGCAACTGGCACATCGACGTGGACGGGTCGCGACGCATCGGCGCGGGCCTCTCGGCGGAGCACTTCTCGGTGACGCTCGCGCCGGGTGAGAGCGTCGAGCTCCCGAGCGTCGTGGTCGCGGTGGGTGCCGACATCGACGACGCGGGGCGCCGGCTCGCCGCAGCGGTCGGCGAGGCGCTTCTGCCGCGCACGGAATGGTCCGACTCCCTGCCCACCGAGTGGAACCACTGGTGGCCCTATGAGGACACCGACATCGACGAGGCGATCGTCGTCGCCGAGGCGGAGGCCGCCGCGTCGGTGGGGCTCGAGGTGGCGACCCTCGACGCCGGCTGGTTCGGCCGACCCGAGGCGTCGAGCGACTGGCAGGCGGAGCGCGGCGATTGGGCCGAGGTCAACACCGCACGCTTCCCGTCGGGGTTGCCCGCCCTCGCCGACCGTGTACGGGAGAAGGGACCGGAGTTCGGCATCTGGCTCGAAGCGGAGGCCGTCGGGGCGTCCTCCCGTCTGCGCCGCGAGCGACCGGAGCTGCTCGCCCTGCGATCGAGTCCCGTCCCGTCGTTCCCGAACATCACCGTGTCGCTCGACCCGGATGATCCGACCTTCCTCGGCTACCTCTGCCTCGGTTCGCCGGCGGCGCGCGAATTCGTGTCGGACGCCCTCGACTCCGCGGTCGGATCGACGGGTGCGCGCTGGCTGAAGCTCGACTTCAACATCGATCCCGGAGCCGGCTGCGACCGCACCGACCACGGACACGGCGCCGGTGACGGGCTCTTCCGTCACTATCAGGGCCTGTACGACACTCTCGATCGGTTCCGCGAGCGCCACCCCGAGGTCGTGCTCGAGGCCTGCTCGTCGGGCGGGCTGCGCCTCGACCTCGGGCTCGCCCGGCACGTGCACTGCAGCTTCCTCTCCGACCCGGACTGGAGCGAACACCACCTGCAGGTGCTGTGGGGAGCGAGCCTCATGCTTCCTCCCGCCGCGATGCTGCACTGGAGCTGGTCCGAGTGGCGGGGCGACAACCCCGACCAGGCGGTCGACTTCGGCCCCCTGTCGTCCGAGCGGTTCGACACCATGCTGCGGGCGGCGATGCTGCACCGATTCGGGATCTCGATGAAGCTGACGCAGCTGCCCCCGCATCTGCTGGCCCGGGTCGCCGAGCACGTGAGCCTCTACCGCGAACGTCTCGCTCCGCTGATCCGGACCGGCGTGCTGCGGCGGCTGTCCGCGGCGCCGCAGCGCGGCGGATCGGGCGAGAGGGTGCCGGTCTTCCAGCTCGACGCGGGCGACCGTCACCTCGTCGCCGCGTTCGCGCTCGACTCGAACGACGAAGCGCCCACCCTGTGCTGGACCGGACTCGGCGACGACGACTCCTTCATCGTCGAGGATCTGACGGGAGCGATCGCGCCGACGACGGTGACCGGTGCTGAGCTGGCCGGTGGTATCACGGTCGACCGCGGCGCCTCGTCGTGGCTGCTCCTCGCCTCCCGCGTCACCCCGCCCGCCTGA
- a CDS encoding carbohydrate ABC transporter permease: MSNVSATLPRKARVPIFVVLVLVGISIAYPILYLAFTAFRTRADYLANPFGLPSELTLQNFVAVWNNYGIGRALLNTVIVVAFGLAIQLLIAGLAGFGLAKYPVPGAKYISGTLVSVMLIPAQVLIIPIYLLLSRIGLVGSLPGLILVYVATGLPFAVFFMTVTYRSLDTAVLEAARVDGAGFWRTFFSVASPMAVPGIATLLVLQFISMWNELLFAYILLPNDQLRLITPALAQIGGRFTNDQPFVAVGLILTALPPLLLLSFAAKYVMSGLGASFGR, encoded by the coding sequence ATGTCGAATGTGAGCGCGACTCTGCCGCGCAAGGCACGCGTGCCGATCTTCGTGGTGCTCGTCCTCGTCGGGATCTCGATCGCGTACCCGATCCTCTACCTCGCCTTCACGGCGTTCCGGACGAGGGCCGACTACCTGGCCAACCCGTTCGGTCTGCCGAGCGAGCTGACGCTGCAGAACTTCGTCGCCGTCTGGAACAACTACGGCATCGGCCGCGCACTGCTGAACACCGTGATCGTGGTGGCGTTCGGACTCGCGATCCAGCTGCTCATCGCGGGGCTCGCCGGCTTCGGCCTGGCGAAGTACCCGGTGCCGGGGGCGAAGTACATCTCGGGCACCCTGGTCTCGGTGATGCTCATCCCGGCGCAGGTGCTGATCATCCCGATCTACCTGCTGCTCTCGCGCATCGGACTGGTGGGGTCGCTGCCCGGCCTGATACTCGTCTACGTCGCCACGGGGCTGCCGTTCGCGGTGTTCTTCATGACGGTCACCTACCGCTCGCTCGACACCGCGGTGCTCGAAGCGGCCCGGGTCGACGGGGCGGGCTTCTGGCGCACCTTCTTCAGCGTCGCGAGCCCGATGGCGGTACCTGGGATCGCGACCCTGCTGGTGCTGCAGTTCATCTCGATGTGGAACGAGCTGCTGTTCGCCTACATCCTGTTGCCGAACGACCAGCTGCGGCTCATCACCCCCGCGCTCGCGCAGATCGGCGGCCGGTTCACCAACGATCAGCCGTTCGTCGCCGTCGGACTGATCCTCACCGCGCTGCCGCCACTGCTGCTGCTGTCGTTCGCTGCGAAGTACGTGATGAGCGGACTCGGAGCGAGCTTCGGTCGATGA
- a CDS encoding class I SAM-dependent methyltransferase translates to MTAELSGPAQSAADWFVCPICGRDLAAIAPSTLGCPTGHSFEVSRRGYFALASGSSGLMRSEPADALDAIDRRWSADRAPVLEALDAATPTATGRRVLDVGSDLGHALSRVLGGRPGWRALHAGPSPAGVARTIANAGCDGLLLDPIRPWPIRDGAADVALAVGGVPSPVELHRILAPGGVLVTAIDGGDVDPAQVIDDLFPWFEHDQTRSVSGGVVLRLRRRRRVWH, encoded by the coding sequence GTGACGGCGGAGCTGTCTGGGCCGGCGCAGTCGGCGGCCGACTGGTTCGTCTGCCCGATCTGCGGCCGCGACCTCGCCGCGATCGCCCCGTCGACCCTGGGCTGCCCCACCGGCCACTCCTTCGAGGTGAGCCGACGCGGCTACTTCGCGTTGGCGAGCGGATCATCGGGCCTGATGCGCAGCGAACCCGCCGACGCCCTCGACGCCATCGACCGACGGTGGAGCGCCGACCGCGCGCCGGTGCTCGAGGCCCTCGACGCGGCGACCCCGACGGCGACGGGCCGACGAGTCCTCGACGTCGGTTCCGATCTCGGCCACGCGCTGTCGCGGGTGCTGGGCGGTCGTCCGGGATGGCGCGCCCTCCACGCCGGACCGTCGCCCGCGGGCGTGGCACGCACGATCGCGAACGCCGGCTGCGACGGCCTTCTTCTCGATCCGATCCGGCCCTGGCCGATCCGCGACGGTGCCGCCGACGTGGCGCTCGCCGTGGGCGGGGTCCCGTCACCGGTGGAACTGCATCGGATCCTCGCGCCTGGTGGAGTGCTCGTCACCGCGATCGATGGCGGCGACGTCGACCCGGCGCAGGTGATCGACGATCTCTTCCCCTGGTTCGAGCACGATCAGACGCGATCGGTCTCCGGCGGGGTGGTGCTCCGCCTGCGCCGCCGACGTCGGGTCTGGCATTGA
- a CDS encoding carbohydrate ABC transporter permease, whose amino-acid sequence MTTPVVAAAPVVAADASTTGGRPPRSAPWRRREKLIGLAAVAPAIVLVLGFMVYPVAYAVWISFNKTNGVRFDFVGLDNYTKLLADPLLHKVFLTNLIFLISVPLVILAALVCSVLLYERIRGWRLFRVLFFVPNVLSTAVIGLMFKSLFSYRGPINAVLQQFGIPPVDFFSGAGSAIFVIIIALVWSGFGYQTIILLSGLSSINPEIFEAATVDGAGWWKRLWYITLPNIRGVLALVSILNVLYTFTALFGFIFVMTAGGPGYDTTTLDYLIYTLAFSSTRLGEGSALAVMVFLLIGTLTAVQLRFFRASEDD is encoded by the coding sequence ATGACGACTCCGGTCGTCGCCGCCGCCCCGGTCGTCGCCGCTGACGCGTCGACGACCGGGGGGCGGCCCCCTCGCTCCGCACCGTGGCGGCGCCGCGAGAAGCTCATCGGGCTCGCGGCCGTCGCCCCGGCGATCGTGCTCGTCCTCGGGTTCATGGTGTACCCGGTCGCGTACGCCGTCTGGATCTCGTTCAACAAGACCAACGGCGTGCGCTTCGACTTCGTCGGCCTCGACAACTACACCAAGCTGCTCGCCGACCCGCTGCTGCACAAGGTCTTCCTGACAAACCTGATCTTCCTCATCTCGGTGCCGCTCGTCATCCTCGCGGCCCTCGTCTGCTCGGTGCTGCTCTACGAGCGCATCCGCGGTTGGCGTCTGTTCCGGGTGCTCTTCTTCGTTCCGAACGTGCTCTCGACCGCCGTCATCGGCCTCATGTTCAAGTCGCTGTTCTCGTACCGCGGCCCCATCAACGCGGTGCTGCAGCAGTTCGGCATCCCGCCGGTCGACTTCTTCTCCGGTGCGGGATCCGCGATCTTCGTCATCATCATCGCGCTCGTCTGGTCGGGCTTCGGCTATCAGACGATCATCCTGTTGAGCGGCCTCAGCTCCATCAACCCCGAGATCTTCGAGGCCGCCACGGTCGACGGTGCCGGCTGGTGGAAGCGCCTCTGGTACATCACGCTGCCCAACATCCGCGGTGTCCTCGCGCTCGTCTCGATCCTCAACGTGCTCTACACGTTCACGGCGCTCTTCGGCTTCATCTTCGTGATGACCGCCGGTGGACCCGGCTACGACACCACGACGCTCGACTACCTGATCTACACGCTCGCCTTCTCGTCGACTCGACTGGGCGAGGGCTCGGCGCTGGCCGTCATGGTGTTCCTGCTGATCGGCACCCTCACCGCTGTGCAGCTCCGCTTCTTCAGAGCATCGGAGGATGACTGA
- a CDS encoding SDR family NAD(P)-dependent oxidoreductase produces the protein MPGPARTVLVTGAASGIGAAIARRLAAVGYSVVAADRPGAAVSALATEVDGIALKFDVTDEAAASEAIRALPSLDAVVNCAGIAPEGPIDELPLLRRALEVNLVGTAVVTAAALPLLRRSPAPRVLNIGSVQGAVSAAGAAAYSASKGGVHSLTRALAVDLASDRILVNALAPGFVDTPMAVMADGRTEYETEWFQSVYVEHARIPLRRPASPHEVAMAAEFFVSADNTYVTGAIIPVDGGLTATF, from the coding sequence ATGCCCGGACCCGCCCGCACCGTGCTCGTCACGGGTGCTGCCAGCGGCATCGGCGCAGCCATCGCCCGCAGGCTGGCAGCCGTCGGCTACTCCGTCGTGGCCGCCGACCGACCGGGAGCGGCGGTCTCGGCGCTCGCCACCGAGGTGGACGGCATCGCGCTGAAGTTCGACGTGACCGACGAGGCCGCCGCATCCGAGGCGATCCGCGCTCTCCCCTCACTCGATGCGGTCGTCAACTGCGCCGGCATCGCACCCGAAGGGCCGATCGACGAGCTGCCGCTCCTCCGGCGCGCGCTCGAGGTCAATCTGGTCGGCACGGCCGTCGTCACCGCCGCGGCGCTTCCCCTGCTGCGGCGCTCCCCGGCGCCCCGGGTGCTCAACATCGGCTCCGTGCAGGGCGCCGTCTCGGCGGCCGGCGCTGCGGCCTACTCCGCCAGCAAGGGCGGCGTCCACAGCCTCACCCGTGCGCTGGCCGTCGACCTGGCGTCGGACAGGATCCTGGTCAACGCGCTGGCGCCGGGCTTCGTCGACACCCCGATGGCCGTGATGGCCGATGGGCGCACCGAGTACGAGACCGAGTGGTTCCAGTCGGTCTACGTCGAGCACGCCCGCATCCCGCTGCGGCGGCCCGCGTCGCCGCACGAGGTGGCGATGGCGGCCGAGTTCTTCGTCTCCGCGGACAACACCTATGTCACGGGGGCGATCATCCCGGTCGACGGCGGATTGACGGCGACCTTCTGA
- a CDS encoding mandelate racemase/muconate lactonizing enzyme family protein → MRIDSVDFFYASMPDVTLEADGSQDALLVRVTTDDGHVGWGECEASPLVSVAAFVTPRSHGVCQPVSASVLGERLDGPTDIARIASLVERNSMDLLQAPHTFSGIEIALWDLLGRAREVPVWSLLGYERSEPKLPYASMLFGATPAETFERGTAVVARGFRAVKFGWGPFGTAGAGIDAEHLDAARAALGPDRHLLVDAGQIWNRDVDAAAERLDALERNGVTWLEEPFGASEYDAYADLAARAATVRIAGGEGAHEEAMARNLIRFGGVGFLQIDTGRIGGIGPAKRVADVAVASGVTYVNHTFTSHLALSASLQPYAGLAEHRICEYPADPKQLAVDITRNHLLPDANGEIAAPDSPGLGMEVDLAAIEPYLRTVELTVDGETLYSSPQPGPVLLA, encoded by the coding sequence GTGCGCATCGACTCCGTCGACTTCTTCTACGCGAGCATGCCCGACGTCACACTCGAGGCCGACGGAAGTCAGGACGCGCTCCTGGTCCGCGTCACCACCGACGACGGCCATGTCGGATGGGGCGAGTGCGAGGCGTCACCACTGGTCTCGGTCGCCGCGTTCGTCACTCCGCGATCGCACGGGGTGTGCCAGCCCGTGTCCGCTTCGGTGCTCGGCGAGCGTCTCGACGGTCCCACGGACATCGCTCGCATCGCCTCCCTCGTCGAGCGCAACAGCATGGATCTGCTGCAGGCGCCGCACACGTTCTCGGGAATCGAGATCGCGCTGTGGGACCTTCTCGGCAGGGCCCGCGAGGTGCCGGTCTGGTCGCTTCTCGGCTACGAGAGGAGCGAGCCGAAGCTCCCCTACGCCTCGATGCTGTTCGGCGCGACCCCGGCTGAGACGTTCGAGCGGGGAACGGCGGTCGTCGCCCGCGGATTCCGCGCGGTGAAGTTCGGGTGGGGTCCCTTCGGCACGGCCGGTGCAGGGATCGACGCGGAGCATCTCGACGCCGCCCGCGCGGCCCTGGGGCCCGACCGTCACCTGCTCGTCGACGCCGGCCAGATCTGGAACCGCGACGTCGACGCCGCCGCCGAACGTCTCGACGCGTTGGAGCGCAACGGCGTGACCTGGCTCGAGGAGCCGTTCGGCGCCTCCGAGTACGACGCCTACGCCGACCTCGCCGCTCGGGCCGCGACGGTGCGCATCGCCGGTGGGGAGGGCGCCCACGAGGAGGCCATGGCGCGCAACCTCATCCGCTTCGGCGGGGTGGGCTTCCTTCAGATCGACACCGGGCGCATCGGCGGCATCGGCCCGGCCAAACGAGTGGCGGATGTCGCGGTGGCCTCCGGCGTCACCTACGTCAACCACACCTTCACGTCGCATCTCGCGCTGTCGGCCTCGCTCCAGCCGTACGCGGGCCTCGCGGAGCACCGCATCTGCGAGTACCCCGCCGATCCGAAGCAGTTGGCCGTCGACATCACCCGCAACCATCTGCTGCCCGACGCGAACGGCGAGATCGCCGCGCCCGACTCCCCCGGTCTCGGCATGGAGGTCGATCTGGCGGCGATCGAGCCGTACCTCCGCACGGTCGAGCTCACCGTCGACGGCGAGACGCTGTACTCTAGCCCGCAGCCAGGGCCTGTTCTGCTGGCCTGA
- a CDS encoding ABC transporter substrate-binding protein, producing MKATRIGAIVVAAGLVAGLAACSDGGSGGGTTLTIWDGGQLTRKTDDGSVADNSFLHKVAERFEADHEGVTVDIVSTSGDIAADAAQFQAASIAGNGPDIRIGYTGGNTVDYADFLLDLDGTFSDETMSDLTGWNTVREGYSEDGALLALPYGGGSYFYVFYNKALADEAGLDLSTPPETWEELVALGEDALGKTDAVPFWTPNQEGYVGAWAVAALVGGELGPTAFTDMYNGDTDLTDPAMVKAYEAYSQLYSRGLTNPDAGSIGNADLLPGFIQGNGIFMISGAWENGALAEALGEDAGVFPIPMMEGAAYPNTVAGGPNVSVAITNYSQNEDLAKEFLNELAEPSTIDEYVELFQTEPSNSAQADQSVITNYYLKSEAAYVAEAGEEVVYPFDNVMPQSVIDLFYRLNNTVYTGQTNPEDAVQQLQDAYDSERG from the coding sequence ATGAAAGCAACCCGTATCGGGGCCATCGTGGTGGCCGCCGGACTCGTGGCGGGCCTCGCGGCCTGCTCCGACGGAGGCAGTGGCGGCGGCACGACTCTGACCATCTGGGACGGAGGCCAGCTGACCCGCAAGACCGACGACGGCTCGGTCGCGGACAACTCGTTCCTCCACAAGGTCGCCGAGCGGTTCGAGGCCGACCACGAGGGTGTCACCGTCGACATCGTGAGCACCTCGGGCGACATCGCCGCCGACGCCGCCCAGTTCCAGGCCGCGTCGATCGCGGGCAACGGCCCCGACATCCGCATCGGCTACACCGGCGGCAACACCGTCGACTACGCCGACTTCCTGCTCGACCTCGACGGCACCTTCAGCGACGAGACCATGAGCGACCTCACCGGGTGGAACACCGTCCGCGAGGGCTACTCCGAAGACGGCGCCCTTCTCGCGCTGCCCTACGGCGGCGGCTCGTACTTCTACGTCTTCTACAACAAGGCTCTCGCCGACGAGGCCGGTCTCGACCTGTCGACCCCGCCCGAGACCTGGGAAGAGCTCGTGGCCCTCGGCGAGGACGCCCTCGGCAAGACCGACGCCGTGCCGTTCTGGACCCCGAACCAGGAGGGCTACGTCGGAGCGTGGGCCGTCGCGGCCCTCGTCGGCGGCGAACTCGGCCCGACCGCGTTCACCGACATGTACAACGGCGACACCGACCTCACCGACCCGGCCATGGTGAAGGCCTACGAGGCGTACTCGCAGCTGTACTCCCGCGGCCTCACCAACCCCGACGCGGGCAGCATCGGCAACGCCGACCTGCTCCCCGGCTTCATCCAGGGCAACGGCATCTTCATGATCTCGGGCGCCTGGGAGAACGGCGCGCTCGCGGAGGCCCTCGGCGAGGACGCGGGCGTCTTCCCCATCCCGATGATGGAGGGCGCGGCCTACCCGAACACGGTCGCGGGCGGCCCCAACGTCAGCGTCGCGATCACGAACTACTCGCAGAACGAGGACCTCGCCAAGGAGTTCCTCAACGAGCTGGCCGAGCCGTCGACGATCGACGAGTACGTCGAGCTGTTCCAGACGGAGCCGTCGAACAGCGCGCAGGCCGACCAGTCGGTGATCACGAACTACTACCTCAAGAGCGAGGCGGCGTACGTGGCCGAGGCGGGCGAAGAGGTCGTCTACCCGTTCGACAACGTGATGCCGCAGTCGGTCATCGACCTGTTCTACCGGCTGAACAACACCGTGTACACGGGGCAGACCAACCCCGAGGACGCGGTGCAGCAGCTGCAGGACGCCTATGACAGCGAGCGCGGATGA